One Heterodontus francisci isolate sHetFra1 chromosome 3, sHetFra1.hap1, whole genome shotgun sequence DNA window includes the following coding sequences:
- the si:dkey-261l7.2 gene encoding uncharacterized protein si:dkey-261l7.2 isoform X2 produces the protein MPQLTAAAALQIGLLLSALPAQYILSRWSGSDSTQRIQASRRSIQNEDPLGESPAVEVFLLKEKDGYFADSPEPRSPRPPYVKYRVGQVFRHEQDGYLGVIVGWDEKARAPEDWLNQRYPSNMQDLKNTPHYKVLIHTTDGSNSGTIYIPEKDMVIVTGVQMLSNLLSISSTFCFYYRKTRTGSAIGCPQQVLAIEEHRSGNDRPTALGHVVSSAPRWVHPIVALQRPTWVELENGNELNSLIFLKEVTLSALLTNHWKISHNIARSKSG, from the exons ATGCCTCAATTAACTGCCGCTGCTGCTTTACAGATTGGTTTATTATTATCTGCACTTCCTGCACAGTATATTTTATCCCGGTGGTCTGGCAGTGATTCTACCCAGCGTATCCAGGCATCAAGAAG ATCTATCCAGAATGAAGATCCTCTCGGAGAGTCCCCAGCTGTAGAAGTCTTTCTATTGAAAGAAAAGGATGGATACTTTGCAG ATTCACCTGAGCCTCGCTCTCCAAGGCCACCATATGTCAAATACAGAGTAGGACAGGTCTTCAGACATGAGCAGGATGGATACCTTGGTGTGATTGTAGGCTGGGATGAGAAAGCAAGAGCCCCAGAAGATTGGCTTAACCAAAGATATCCATCAAACATGCAG GATTTGAAAAATACTCCTCATTATAAGGTTCTGATTCACACAACTGACGGAAGTAATTCAGGAACAATCTATATTCCAGAGAAGGACATGGTCATAGTAACAGGTGTACAG atgctgtcaaacctgctgagtatttccagcactttttgtttttattacaggaagACGAGGACTGGTTCAGCAATCGGGTGCCCCCAACAAGTGCTGGCAATCGAAGAGCACAGATCAGGAAATGACAGGCCTACAGCTCTGGGACATGTTGTGAGCAGTGCTCCTCGCTGGGTTCATCCGATTGTGGCCTTACAGAGACCAACATGGGTAGAATTGGAAAATGGGAACGAATTGAACAGTTTAATCTTCCTTAAAGAAGTCACACTCTCGGCACTTTTAACAAATCATTGGAAGATCTCTCACAACATTGCTCGAAGCAAGTCAGGATGA
- the si:dkey-261l7.2 gene encoding uncharacterized protein si:dkey-261l7.2 isoform X3: MPQLTAAAALQIGLLLSALPAQYILSRWSGSDSTQRIQASRRLINNWNRFRRSYLNLQAWKDWLKEWSFKERSIQNEDPLGESPAVEVFLLKEKDGYFADSPEPRSPRPPYVKYRVGQVFRHEQDGYLGVIVGWDEKARAPEDWLNQRYPSNMQDLKNTPHYKVLIHTTDGSNSGTIYIPEKDMVIVTGVQVYHPLLAYYFSTFDGAQYIMMPWLLQVYPHD; this comes from the exons ATGCCTCAATTAACTGCCGCTGCTGCTTTACAGATTGGTTTATTATTATCTGCACTTCCTGCACAGTATATTTTATCCCGGTGGTCTGGCAGTGATTCTACCCAGCGTATCCAGGCATCAAGAAG GTTAATCAATAACTGGAACCGATTCAGAAGATCTTATTTGAATTTACAAGCATGGAAGGACTGGCTAAAAGAATGGAGTTTTAAGGAGAG ATCTATCCAGAATGAAGATCCTCTCGGAGAGTCCCCAGCTGTAGAAGTCTTTCTATTGAAAGAAAAGGATGGATACTTTGCAG ATTCACCTGAGCCTCGCTCTCCAAGGCCACCATATGTCAAATACAGAGTAGGACAGGTCTTCAGACATGAGCAGGATGGATACCTTGGTGTGATTGTAGGCTGGGATGAGAAAGCAAGAGCCCCAGAAGATTGGCTTAACCAAAGATATCCATCAAACATGCAG GATTTGAAAAATACTCCTCATTATAAGGTTCTGATTCACACAACTGACGGAAGTAATTCAGGAACAATCTATATTCCAGAGAAGGACATGGTCATAGTAACAGGTGTACAG GTGTACCACCCCCTGTTAGCATATTACTTCAGCACGTTTGATGGAGCCCAGTACATAATGATGCCATGGCTGTTGCAAGTCTACCCCCATGACTAA
- the si:dkey-261l7.2 gene encoding uncharacterized protein si:dkey-261l7.2 isoform X1, whose translation MPQLTAAAALQIGLLLSALPAQYILSRWSGSDSTQRIQASRRLINNWNRFRRSYLNLQAWKDWLKEWSFKERSIQNEDPLGESPAVEVFLLKEKDGYFADSPEPRSPRPPYVKYRVGQVFRHEQDGYLGVIVGWDEKARAPEDWLNQRYPSNMQDLKNTPHYKVLIHTTDGSNSGTIYIPEKDMVIVTGVQMLSNLLSISSTFCFYYRKTRTGSAIGCPQQVLAIEEHRSGNDRPTALGHVVSSAPRWVHPIVALQRPTWVELENGNELNSLIFLKEVTLSALLTNHWKISHNIARSKSG comes from the exons ATGCCTCAATTAACTGCCGCTGCTGCTTTACAGATTGGTTTATTATTATCTGCACTTCCTGCACAGTATATTTTATCCCGGTGGTCTGGCAGTGATTCTACCCAGCGTATCCAGGCATCAAGAAG GTTAATCAATAACTGGAACCGATTCAGAAGATCTTATTTGAATTTACAAGCATGGAAGGACTGGCTAAAAGAATGGAGTTTTAAGGAGAG ATCTATCCAGAATGAAGATCCTCTCGGAGAGTCCCCAGCTGTAGAAGTCTTTCTATTGAAAGAAAAGGATGGATACTTTGCAG ATTCACCTGAGCCTCGCTCTCCAAGGCCACCATATGTCAAATACAGAGTAGGACAGGTCTTCAGACATGAGCAGGATGGATACCTTGGTGTGATTGTAGGCTGGGATGAGAAAGCAAGAGCCCCAGAAGATTGGCTTAACCAAAGATATCCATCAAACATGCAG GATTTGAAAAATACTCCTCATTATAAGGTTCTGATTCACACAACTGACGGAAGTAATTCAGGAACAATCTATATTCCAGAGAAGGACATGGTCATAGTAACAGGTGTACAG atgctgtcaaacctgctgagtatttccagcactttttgtttttattacaggaagACGAGGACTGGTTCAGCAATCGGGTGCCCCCAACAAGTGCTGGCAATCGAAGAGCACAGATCAGGAAATGACAGGCCTACAGCTCTGGGACATGTTGTGAGCAGTGCTCCTCGCTGGGTTCATCCGATTGTGGCCTTACAGAGACCAACATGGGTAGAATTGGAAAATGGGAACGAATTGAACAGTTTAATCTTCCTTAAAGAAGTCACACTCTCGGCACTTTTAACAAATCATTGGAAGATCTCTCACAACATTGCTCGAAGCAAGTCAGGATGA
- the si:dkey-261l7.2 gene encoding uncharacterized protein si:dkey-261l7.2 isoform X4, which translates to MPQLTAAAALQIGLLLSALPAQYILSRWSGSDSTQRIQASRRLINNWNRFRRSYLNLQAWKDWLKEWSFKERSIQNEDPLGESPAVEVFLLKEKDGYFADSPEPRSPRPPYVKYRVGQVFRHEQDGYLGVIVGWDEKARAPEDWLNQRYPSNMQDLKNTPHYKVLIHTTDGSNSGTIYIPEKDMVIVTGVQEDEDWFSNRVPPTSAGNRRAQIRK; encoded by the exons ATGCCTCAATTAACTGCCGCTGCTGCTTTACAGATTGGTTTATTATTATCTGCACTTCCTGCACAGTATATTTTATCCCGGTGGTCTGGCAGTGATTCTACCCAGCGTATCCAGGCATCAAGAAG GTTAATCAATAACTGGAACCGATTCAGAAGATCTTATTTGAATTTACAAGCATGGAAGGACTGGCTAAAAGAATGGAGTTTTAAGGAGAG ATCTATCCAGAATGAAGATCCTCTCGGAGAGTCCCCAGCTGTAGAAGTCTTTCTATTGAAAGAAAAGGATGGATACTTTGCAG ATTCACCTGAGCCTCGCTCTCCAAGGCCACCATATGTCAAATACAGAGTAGGACAGGTCTTCAGACATGAGCAGGATGGATACCTTGGTGTGATTGTAGGCTGGGATGAGAAAGCAAGAGCCCCAGAAGATTGGCTTAACCAAAGATATCCATCAAACATGCAG GATTTGAAAAATACTCCTCATTATAAGGTTCTGATTCACACAACTGACGGAAGTAATTCAGGAACAATCTATATTCCAGAGAAGGACATGGTCATAGTAACAGGTGTACAG gaagACGAGGACTGGTTCAGCAATCGGGTGCCCCCAACAAGTGCTGGCAATCGAAGAGCACAGATCAGGAAATGA